A section of the Triticum dicoccoides isolate Atlit2015 ecotype Zavitan chromosome 7A, WEW_v2.0, whole genome shotgun sequence genome encodes:
- the LOC119333064 gene encoding WAT1-related protein At3g30340-like — translation MGSGGLLLPTVVMLALNVLSAVMVALVKVAMAGGLDPLVLVTLQQLAAAIFLGPIAHFTEGKSRPKMTLEIFAYLFVSAALGAAMRQYMVFVGLRYTTATFVSAFSNIAPVLTFVLAVATRAESLHLRSATGAAKLAGTLVSLAGAMLLTFYRGVALTHPNSAHQLHRSPSSPLSPGADSGRRWTLGTVAILGNCVCLACWYLLQGRIARKYPYVYSCNAFLSTFSFLQVAVVGLCVKRNLAAWIITNKFQILTVLYSGVVATGMSFVLLTWCIQKRGAVFVAAFIPVSQVIVCIMDFTVLHEPLYLGSVVGSVIVIAGLYLLLWGKRQEALQQHPRVAKDDQEQQQQQQVQSQP, via the exons ATGGGGAGCGGCGGGTTGTTGTTGCCGACGGTGGTGATGCTGGCGCTCAACGTGTTGTCGGCGGTGATGGTGGCGCTGGTGAAGGTGGCCATGGCCGGCGGCCTCGACCCGCTCGTGCTCGTCACGCTGCAGCAGCTCGCCGCCGCCATCTTCCTCGGCCCCATCGCGCACTTCACAGAGGG CAAGTCGAGGCCCAAGATGACGCTCGAGATCTTCGCCTACCTCTTCGTCAGCGCCGCGCTCGG GGCGGCGATGAGGCAGTACATGGTCTTCGTGGGGCTGCGCTACACCACGGCGACCTTCGTCAGCGCCTTCTCCAACATCGCGCCCGTGCTCACCTTCGTGCTCGCCGTCGCCACCCGCGCCGAGTCGCTCCACCTCAGGTCCGCCACCGGCGCCGCCAAGCTCGCCGGCACGCTCGTCTCGCTCGCCGGCGCCATGCTGCTCACCTTCTACAGAGGCGTGGCCCTCACCCACCCAAACAGCGCCCACCAGCTCCACCGCTCCCCTTCATCCCCGCTGTCGCCAGgagcggactccggcaggcggtggACGCTGGGCACGGTGGCGATCCTCGGCAACTGCGTCTGCCTCGCCTGCTGGTACCTGCTCCAGGGCAGGATCGCCAGGAAGTACCCCTACGTCTACTCCTGCAACGCCTTCCTGTCCACCTTCAGCTTCCTCCAGGTCGCCGTCGTCGGCCTCTGCGTGAAGCGCAACCTCGCCGCCTGGATCATCACCAACAAGTTCCAGATCCTCACCGTCCTCTACTCA GGCGTGGTGGCGACCGGCATGTCCTTCGTGCTGCTGACGTGGTGCATCCAGAAGCGGGGGGCTGTGTTCGTCGCTGCCTTCATCCCGGTGTCGCAGGTCATCGTCTGCATCATGGATTTCACCGTCCTGCATGAACCGCTCTACCTTGGAAG TGTGGTGGGATCTGTGATTGTGATAGCTGGCCTGTATCTTCTGCTATGGGGCAAGAGGCAGGAGGCCTTGCAACAGCATCCAAGAGTTGCTAAAGATGACCaagaacaacagcagcagcagcaagtgcAGTCGCAGCCATGA